A part of Candidatus Angelobacter sp. genomic DNA contains:
- the phnA gene encoding phosphonoacetate hydrolase, with protein MKAPSTTPFTVNGHRYAPPPRPVVVVCLDGSADEYLDAAIARGRMPVLQRISVSGHRGLARSAMPSFTNVNNASIVTGVPPSVHGIGGNFFYDMASGQEVMMNSAKFLRCETIFPAAARAGRRVAVVTAKEKLRDIFASGLVEKGGVAFSSEKAGQAKKDMHGITDVERLVGRATPPIYSAEASLYVLRSGVALLEKGMSDFLYLSTTDYMQHRFAPDAPEAVGFYADIDAELGRLLELDAIVGVTADHGMNAKQKSDGSPNVIYLESLLTEKFGAGFRVILPITDPYVVHHGALGSFAVVHLPPKVSARRTFNIHRFLNRLPGVTEVYGRNAAEKLQLPADRLGDLVVISGRDVVLGRTPDHHPLNVLEGGLRSHGGRYEEMVPFILSERLKPDYAVRAAGDPRNFEIFDFTVNGTGS; from the coding sequence AACGGCCATCGTTACGCGCCGCCGCCCCGGCCCGTGGTGGTGGTCTGCCTCGATGGTTCCGCGGACGAATACCTCGACGCGGCCATCGCGCGCGGTCGGATGCCGGTTCTCCAGCGCATCAGCGTGAGCGGTCACCGCGGACTGGCGCGCAGCGCCATGCCGTCGTTTACCAACGTCAACAACGCTTCCATCGTCACCGGCGTGCCGCCGTCGGTCCACGGCATCGGCGGAAACTTTTTTTACGACATGGCGAGCGGTCAGGAGGTGATGATGAATTCAGCGAAGTTTTTGCGTTGCGAGACGATTTTCCCGGCCGCCGCGCGCGCGGGACGCCGGGTGGCGGTGGTGACCGCCAAGGAAAAGTTGCGCGATATCTTTGCCAGTGGGCTCGTCGAGAAGGGCGGCGTCGCATTCTCTTCGGAAAAGGCCGGTCAGGCGAAGAAAGACATGCATGGTATCACCGACGTCGAAAGGCTGGTTGGCCGAGCCACTCCGCCCATTTACAGCGCGGAAGCCAGCCTGTATGTCCTCCGGTCCGGGGTCGCTCTTCTGGAAAAGGGAATGTCCGACTTCCTGTATTTGTCCACGACGGATTACATGCAACACCGGTTCGCGCCGGATGCACCGGAGGCGGTTGGGTTTTACGCGGACATCGACGCTGAACTCGGCAGGCTGCTGGAACTTGATGCCATCGTCGGTGTCACGGCGGACCATGGCATGAACGCCAAGCAAAAATCGGACGGGTCTCCGAACGTCATTTATCTCGAATCACTGCTGACCGAGAAGTTCGGCGCCGGCTTTCGCGTGATCTTGCCCATCACGGACCCGTACGTCGTTCACCACGGCGCGCTGGGTTCGTTTGCGGTCGTGCATCTGCCTCCGAAGGTCAGCGCCCGCCGCACGTTCAATATTCACCGCTTCCTTAACCGGCTCCCCGGCGTGACAGAAGTGTACGGGCGCAACGCCGCCGAAAAGCTGCAACTGCCCGCCGACCGGCTCGGGGACCTGGTGGTCATATCCGGCCGCGATGTGGTTCTCGGTCGCACGCCTGATCACCACCCCTTGAACGTGCTGGAGGGCGGATTGCGTTCGCATGGTGGCCGCTACGAGGAAATGGTGCCTTTCATCCTGAGCGAACGCCTCAAACCCGACTACGCCGTGCGGGCGGCCGGCGATCCGCGTAATTTTGAAATTTTTGATTTCACAGTGAACGGAACCGGGTCGTGA